In one Gracilinanus agilis isolate LMUSP501 chromosome 6, AgileGrace, whole genome shotgun sequence genomic region, the following are encoded:
- the LOC123252590 gene encoding olfactory receptor 4X2-like, with the protein MMQPGNVTEFIFLGLSSNPEIQRVCFVLFLFLYLAIILGNFLIVLTVSLSKSLGSPMYFFLSHLSFVEICYSSTTSPKLIADLLVERKSISLEGCITQIFFFHVFGGIEMFLLTIMAYDRYLAICRPLHYVTIMNHRICGLLVGMAWLGGFLHSTAQILSLFHLPFCGPNVIDHYFCDVLPLLDLACTDTFFIGLLIVANGGSLSMVSFIVLLSSYSVILFHLRGHSKEGRRKALSTCASHVIVVILFFGPCAIIYLRPTTTNSMDKMVAVFYTVITPLLNPIIYSLRNAEVKNSMRKLWFRALNQGETRRG; encoded by the coding sequence ATGATGCAGCCTGGCAATGTGACAGAATTCATTTTTCTAGGACTCTCCTCTAATCCAGAAATTCAGAGAGTATGTTTTGTGCTATTTTTGTTCTTGTACCTGGCTATTATTCTGGGGAATTTTCTTATTGTGTTGACTGTCAGCTTAAGCAAGAGCCTTGGCTCCCCCATGTATTTCTTCCTCAGCCACCTCTCCTTTGTGGAGATTTGTTATTCCTCTACCACTTCCCCCAAACTTATTGCAGATTTACTTGTTGAAAGGAAATCAATCTCCCTGGAGGGCTGCATTACACAAATATTCTTCTTCCATGTCTTTGGTGGCATTGAGATGTTTCTGCTCACAATAATGGCTTATGATCGATACTTGGCCATCTGTAGGCCCCTACATTATGTGACCATTATGAACCACCGTATCTGTGGTCTTCTGGTTGGGATGGCCTGGTTGGGTGGCTTTTTACACTCAACTGCTCAAATTCTCTCTTTGTTCCACTTACCCTTTTGTGGCCCCAATGTGATTGATCATTATTTCTGTGATGTGCTCCCTCTGTTAGACCTTGCCTGCACTGATACCTTCTTTATTGGGTTGCTTATAGTGGCTAATGGGGGGAGCCTATCAATGGTCAGCTTCATAGTTCTTTTGAGCTCTTACAGTGTTATCTTATTCCACTTAAGGGGGCATAGCAAGGAAGGACGCCGAAAAGCCCTCTCCACTTGTGCTTCCCATGTCATTGTTGTTATCTTGTTCTTTGGACCCTGTGCCATCATCTACCTGCGGCCCACCACCACAAACTCCATGGACAAAATGGTGGCTGTATTCTATACAGTGATCACTCCTCTCCTCAACCCAATCATCTATTCCTTGCGGAATGCTGAAGTGAAGAATTCCATGAGGAAACTGTGGTTCAGGGCACTGAATCAAGGAGAGACCAGAAGAGGGTAA